One Sporosarcina sp. FSL W8-0480 genomic window, CTTGGTCTTGTACAACTGCCACTATCAATTTCACGGTACCCTCTCCTTTTGGCTTTTCTTTTTTATCAATAAATAAGTACTGTTGATTTACACTTCAGGTGGACGCTTTCCGCCGGCATGGCTTCAGCCTCCTCACTACGCTTCGCTTCGTTGCGGGGTCTTCAGCTCATGCTATTCCGGCAGGAGTCGCCACCTTCCGTTCCAATCAACGGTGTATACTTAACAAAAGCAGACACATCTAAAGGGTTGCAAAAAACCCTCTCTCATATTATATCACGAATTGTCTTGAGAAATGAGTTGAGAACTTATAATTTTCCAAACATTTTCTGTTACTTCTGATAATGGGAGTGATGCGTCTGTGCTGATGATGCGATTTGGGTATTGTTTTAGCAATATTTTGTAGCCTTCGTAGACTTTTTGATGAAATTGTAGGGCTTCATTGTCGAGACGATTTTGTTCCCTAACTCCGCTTTGTGCAATTCGTTGTAAGCCATCTTCGGGTGAAATGTCGAAGAAGATGGTTACGTCGGGCATTGTTTCTCCTATTGCGAATGCGTTGATGGACATGACGTCGTCCATACCAAGCCCCCTTGCATGGCCTTGGTAGGCGAGTGAGCTGTCGATGAAGCGGTCGCAAAGGACGATTTTCCCCTCATGTAACGCAGGGATGATTCTTTCGACAAGATGCTGTCTACGTGCTGATGCATAGAGGAGGGCCTCTGTTCTGCCGTCCATTTCCTGATGATCATTATCTAAAATGATGGCCCGGATCTTTTCGGAGATGCGGATGCCACCCGGCTCACGGGTTAGGATCCCTTCCAATCCTTCCTTTTGCATTCTCTTATATATTTCTGCAATCACAGTTGTTTTTCCTGCACCTTCAGGACCTTCAAATGTGATAAATTTTCCTTTTGACATGATTAATTCCTCCGAAGTTCATTTCAATACAAACAACTTTTTATCTTCAAGGTGAATCGCACCTTGGAATCTTGCTCCTGCCTCTATTAAAGCAGATAATGCCCTGATATGGTGCTCCGTGATTCTTTCACCTTTTATCATCAATGGAATTCCGGGAGGATAAGGGATTAAAGATGCAGCTGCGATGCGTCCTGCCGCGTTATCTATAGATATCCACTCCGTCTCCATGTTGACTAATTCATACGGAGGGATTGCAAGCACGGAGATTCCGTCTGGCCAGGTAACCATGTCTAAGAAAGCAGGGTTATCATCTACTTTACCCAAGTTGGTGACTGCTGCAATCATTTTTTTCTTCCATTCTTTTAAAGGGGGATTAGATTCTCTGTTCCATAACGGTAAAATAAGTAGAGCTTGGTAAGGATCTGCAAGTTCTGCATAAATCCCTTCTGATTCGAATGCTGCTTGCAAGGCAAAGCCGGAGTGGCCTGCATAGCGGAGCAATAACTTTAAAGGATCGTCCGTCTCCACAATTTCCATATGGTTGATTTTCTTCAATTCCTGAATAAATGAAGAGCGTAATTCCATGAATCTTCGCTTGTCACTTTCCCTATAGGATGCCGCGTAGGCCCTTGCGTCATCTAAAGAGGCCATCAGTAAATACGATGGACTGCTGGACTGTAGCATTTGTAAATAATATGCGATTTTCTCTTCGGAAATCAGTTCAGATCGGATGTGTAAAAATGATCCCATCGTCATGGCAGGCAACGTCTTATGTGCTGAATGCACGACGATATCAGCGCCTAATTCAATTGCGGAGCGCGGGAACGGCTCACTAACTATGAAATGAGCCCCATGCGCTTCATCGACAAGGACGGGGATGGAGCAGGCATGGCATAATTCAATGATCTTTTCCAACTCCTCCCCCGTAACACCATAATACGTAGGGTACGTAAGGATAACGGCTTTCGCTTGCGGATATGCAGTGAGTGCCTTTTCCACCTGCTCCTGCGTTAAGACGCCCGGTGTCCTTGTATGCATATCCCAAGGTGGAGATAGGAGCACTGGACGTGCACCCGTCATTTCAATCGCATGGAACACCGATTTATGTGCATTGCGCTGTACGATTACCGTATCACCTATTCCACAAGCGGCATGAATCATTGCCAAGTTTCCTACGGTGGAGCCATTCACGAGGAAAAAGCTCCTTTTTGACTTGTAAAGTGCGGACAACAGGCTTTCGGCTTCCTGAATGATCCCTTCCGCCTCATGGAGGTCGTCAAGTCCTGTGAGCTCCGTGTAATCATACGAAAGAGCTTGCCGCATCCCTTCTGGCAAGCTGGATAAAAGACCATGCTTATGCCCCGGCACGTGAAATGATACCGGGGTGCGTTCTTTGAAATATTCCAACGCCTCAACAAGCGGGCGATTATTTTGATTCATGTAACGTTCCACTTCCTTTGCTACCTCTATTATAAAGGAAGGTGAGATTATAGTGTGGAAATTATATCGTCACACATATTTCATTCTTGATAGTCCAATTGAGAGGAATATGATAGCAAAACCGACTAACACAGAGAGGGGCATGATGATATCCGTGAAGGAGCCGTTTTCGGAAATCAACGTCGTAAATGCTTCCATAGCCCACGTTTGTGGGACGAAGTTAGCAATTTTTTGCATAATGTCCGGCACCATGCTGATCGGCCAATAGACGCCACCTAACATGCAAGTCGAAATGATCACCAATGTACCGATGGCGTTTTGCTGCTCGACAGTCTTTACGAAACTTGCAATCGCCATTCCGAGACCTACAACACAGAGTAACAGTGACGTGATGAGAAGAAGCAATGCAACCGGTGATCCCCAGTCCACGCCAAACATTGCTGACGATAATGCAATAAGAAGGAAAAACTGTATCCAGCCGACAGTGAAAAAAGATAGGAAATAACCAAGCATCACTTGGAAACGGGTGACGGGCGTCGTAAACAGCCTCGACCAGATTCCGTCCTGCCTCGCTTCGATCAATGTGCCCGTCATCGAAAGCATCATAATCATAACGAACATAATTGAAAATCCTGCGGAGCTATATGAGATGCCCATGATTGGGTTCTTAGAGGTACCACCGATTGTTCTTTGTTCGGTCCATGTTTGAATCATCCCTTCGTTCTGATTGAGCCCTTTGTAGACGGATTCCCAGCTTTTATTGAAATAAGAACCGCCTACCTGCGACGCCGCCACGTATATTTCTACGGCTTGCATCGTCTGATTCACCTGTTGTTTAACAAGCGGCGCTGTCGCCATATTGGATGAAGGTTGAAAGCTAATTGGTTGTTCGCTATCTAACAGCTTCTGTGCAATCCCTTTTTTTAGCGTCATAATACCTAACACCTCTTTATTCGCCAACAACTCATCCGCATTAACAGACTCAACAAGCTCATACGAAATCATTTCATCAAGCACTAATTTTTGAACGATGCCTCTTGAAAATTCCGATTGTTCCTGATCCACCAACGCAATTCGGAATGACATATCAGTGTCTTTTCCAAATATACTTCCGAACAGGAAGGTGAATAATAGCGGCATCCCTAACATGAGGACAATCGACGATTTTTTCTTGAATGTGCGTTTAATTTCAAAAAGGCATATCGTTAAGATTTTATTCATCATGCATACCTCCTATACAATCCGCCGGTTTAGCCGGATTGAACTAATAAGAATGGCCGCAGTTCCTATACCAAGGAGAACAGTTGCCGGCAACCATAAAGTTGACCAGGTGGTTCCTGTCATGATTGCTGTGTAGCTTGACAGTGCCCAGGAATTCGGTATGGCGGTGGCAATATTCCGCATCACCTCTGGGAATAAAGATAAGGGCAACATCGATCCACCTAACAGCGCAAGTACTTGGACTCCCATACTTCCAACGACATCCGCCATTTTTTCACTTGCCGTAAAGGCGGCTACAACCATCGCTAATCCAGCTACCGAAAAGATATAAAAGAAGGTGATGAAGAGGATTTGCAGGAGAGACGGACCCCAGTCGACTTTTAATAGAAAATACGTTGCCCCAATGAAGATTAAAAATTGAATCCAAGCAAATAGACATGTGCCGATGAACTTCCCAACAAGTATTGTACGCGAGGAAATCGGTGTCATCATCAACCGCGCCAACGTTTCGCTTCCCCTTTCCTGATGAAATGACTTTCCACCTGCCATCGAATTAAATAATAGGAACATCGCCGCCATAGCTGCGGCATAATACTGCATGGAAGTCACCATTTCTTCTTCCGCCGGCTCACTAACATACGTCCGTTGTTCCTGCATCACGTTCTCAATTGAAGCTATAAGATCATTTTGGATTGCTTCCATATCAATCAAGTCACCATCCGCAGACAACACTGCAGCTTCCGTCATAATTGTAGTGGTCGAATTTGTAATTGCATGCGACATTTGGGCGAACGTTTCAATCATCTGCTGAATGAGTGTCGCCGCTGTTTCCTGCCCGGAGATTGGCATGACGATGGCTCGATGTGTATCGGTTCCCCATCCTTCCGGCAATAGCAATGCTACATCAATCTCCCGACCATCCAACCAATCAAGCAGCTGTTTCTCTGACTCTGCCTGCTCTACCGTAATTGCGAGTCCGTTTTCACCTAAGGTCCGAATCACGCCTTCCGACATCGCATTAGACTTAGATGTATAGACGCCTAAAATCGTTTCGGGCATACTTCCTCCACCCATAACGCCTTTTAAGGCCGAACCCAAAATGACGGTCAGCAAAATGGGCATAATGATCATCATCAGAATGGCCTT contains:
- the tmk gene encoding dTMP kinase, whose product is MSKGKFITFEGPEGAGKTTVIAEIYKRMQKEGLEGILTREPGGIRISEKIRAIILDNDHQEMDGRTEALLYASARRQHLVERIIPALHEGKIVLCDRFIDSSLAYQGHARGLGMDDVMSINAFAIGETMPDVTIFFDISPEDGLQRIAQSGVREQNRLDNEALQFHQKVYEGYKILLKQYPNRIISTDASLPLSEVTENVWKIISSQLISQDNS
- a CDS encoding aminotransferase class I/II-fold pyridoxal phosphate-dependent enzyme → MNQNNRPLVEALEYFKERTPVSFHVPGHKHGLLSSLPEGMRQALSYDYTELTGLDDLHEAEGIIQEAESLLSALYKSKRSFFLVNGSTVGNLAMIHAACGIGDTVIVQRNAHKSVFHAIEMTGARPVLLSPPWDMHTRTPGVLTQEQVEKALTAYPQAKAVILTYPTYYGVTGEELEKIIELCHACSIPVLVDEAHGAHFIVSEPFPRSAIELGADIVVHSAHKTLPAMTMGSFLHIRSELISEEKIAYYLQMLQSSSPSYLLMASLDDARAYAASYRESDKRRFMELRSSFIQELKKINHMEIVETDDPLKLLLRYAGHSGFALQAAFESEGIYAELADPYQALLILPLWNRESNPPLKEWKKKMIAAVTNLGKVDDNPAFLDMVTWPDGISVLAIPPYELVNMETEWISIDNAAGRIAAASLIPYPPGIPLMIKGERITEHHIRALSALIEAGARFQGAIHLEDKKLFVLK
- a CDS encoding ABC transporter permease; this translates as MKSLLIAVKDAKIHLKDLKAILMMIIMPILLTVILGSALKGVMGGGSMPETILGVYTSKSNAMSEGVIRTLGENGLAITVEQAESEKQLLDWLDGREIDVALLLPEGWGTDTHRAIVMPISGQETAATLIQQMIETFAQMSHAITNSTTTIMTEAAVLSADGDLIDMEAIQNDLIASIENVMQEQRTYVSEPAEEEMVTSMQYYAAAMAAMFLLFNSMAGGKSFHQERGSETLARLMMTPISSRTILVGKFIGTCLFAWIQFLIFIGATYFLLKVDWGPSLLQILFITFFYIFSVAGLAMVVAAFTASEKMADVVGSMGVQVLALLGGSMLPLSLFPEVMRNIATAIPNSWALSSYTAIMTGTTWSTLWLPATVLLGIGTAAILISSIRLNRRIV
- a CDS encoding ABC transporter permease: MNKILTICLFEIKRTFKKKSSIVLMLGMPLLFTFLFGSIFGKDTDMSFRIALVDQEQSEFSRGIVQKLVLDEMISYELVESVNADELLANKEVLGIMTLKKGIAQKLLDSEQPISFQPSSNMATAPLVKQQVNQTMQAVEIYVAASQVGGSYFNKSWESVYKGLNQNEGMIQTWTEQRTIGGTSKNPIMGISYSSAGFSIMFVMIMMLSMTGTLIEARQDGIWSRLFTTPVTRFQVMLGYFLSFFTVGWIQFFLLIALSSAMFGVDWGSPVALLLLITSLLLCVVGLGMAIASFVKTVEQQNAIGTLVIISTCMLGGVYWPISMVPDIMQKIANFVPQTWAMEAFTTLISENGSFTDIIMPLSVLVGFAIIFLSIGLSRMKYV